GTCAAGAAGCTCATTGATGGTGCCGTTGCCTTTCGGCAGGTGCTCAATCAGCTCTTGGGAGAGGATAGATTTTCCGGTCGTCCTATCTTCCGGGGCGGCGATAATCGTGACCATTGGCAGAACGGGCAGTTTGGAAGTGTCGTTTTCAGCGGGATTTCCCGATTGAACGTATCCCGAGGTTTCCTTCTGCTCAGAATTTTCCTTTATGGGCGCGGCAAAAGAACAAGGAGGAGAAGTCAGGGAGGCCCAAAAGAACAAAAGCAGGGACAGGAGAGTGTGGAAGATTCCGGGATAATTCATTGTTGTTCGATCCCTGTCCCCTCCCCAAGTAAAAGATCAAAATAATGACTAAAAATTTATTATTATATTATTATCTGTCATTTGCCGATCGATTAAGTCATATGCCTTGAGCGTAAAGAAAGCAAAAACAAACACATTGTATAAAGTTCCAGTAACTTTGACCATGTGAATATTTTTGAAAAGAAATCTGTAAGCCTGCTGCAAGAGCTATTCCGATCTTATATAGCAACAAAGTAGGCTTTTTTGTTTCAAATGGAAGTTTTTAAAGTCTGCGCCATCCCCCTGCTTGACCGGTTCCTGGATATGGCGTAAAAGAAGAGAGCCTGCGAAATACCAGGACACTTTTATGTTTCCAGACCCCGACCGAAAACCTGTTGGAAGAAAGCGGACCGTCGTCTGTTTTCTTACTTTTTCGCTGCTTTTCCATGCCGCCGTGATGGTGTTCTTTGCCGATTCGGAACGGGTGAAGGAGCATCACGACAGGGTGGAGATCGGTCTTGTATCTCTCCCGCCCGCGATAACCGGACGTGCCGGAGAAGGGATCGTCCCGGTGGCGCAGCCCCCGGTCGTCGCGGGTCCTGCACCGGGTGAGAAGGTTCCCGGCACTCCATTCGCCACGCTGGCCGAAGAAAAGGTGGCGCGAAACGCGCTTGCGGCGAACCGTCCACCGGATTCGTTCCGTCCGGCGCCCGCCTCAGAAATAGCCGCCGCCAAAAAGGCCTCCCTCCCCGGGCGGGAACCGGCTTCTGCTGAAAGTCAGCCTCAATTCGAACCTGCAAGACCGGCGGATAAAATCATCGAGCCTTTGTCGACCTTCGCGGACCCCGGACCGCCGCCGGAGCGGGAATCAGCCGTCTTCTCCGGTGAGGGAAAGGCGAGCGCCAGCGCCCCCCTCGTCGAAGCGATCCCCCGTTACGACCGCAACGCCCCGCCTCCGTATCCACGTCTCGCCCGGGAGCAGGGCTGGGAGGGGGAGGTCCTGCTCCGGGTGCTCGTCTCCGAAGCCGGTGACGTTCGCAGCGTCTCCGTGGAGCGCTCCTCGGAACATGCCGTCCTCGATGACGCGGCTCTTAGGGCTGTCCGCCGCTGGCGCTTTCACCCTTCGCGCCTGGGATCGACCCCGGTAGAGGGAGAGGTCCTTGTGCCGCTTCGTTTCAAGATCAGAGATTTCTGACGACGGCTACGTTCCCCCCCCGGCGGCGGCGTAACTCTTTCGCCATGCCCTTTTGCCGCCCTCTCCTTCCCGACAGCCATTCCCTTTGACAAGACTTCCCTCTTTACCTTATACTCTTTGAGTTGTTTTTTTACTCAGTGAAAGGTCTTTCCCAATGGAAGTACTCGACATCCCACAGCTTTCGCGCCTCACGGCAAAAATCGGCAGTTACGGCAAGGAAAACCTGGAAGACATCCTCCATGTCCTGGTGGAGGCGGTGGCCCTGATTACCCGCCAGAACCGCTGCAGGGTCTATCTGGAGGACCTCACCAGCGGAAGTCTCACCTGCGCCGCCGTCAACGGTCTGCATGCCCGGGCCATCAGGGAGAAGACCTTCCCCATCAACTCCGCCGAGTTTCTGGTTTCCCGAGTGCACATCAGCCAGGAGGAAGCCGAG
The genomic region above belongs to Desulfuromonas sp. TF and contains:
- a CDS encoding energy transducer TonB; translation: MFPDPDRKPVGRKRTVVCFLTFSLLFHAAVMVFFADSERVKEHHDRVEIGLVSLPPAITGRAGEGIVPVAQPPVVAGPAPGEKVPGTPFATLAEEKVARNALAANRPPDSFRPAPASEIAAAKKASLPGREPASAESQPQFEPARPADKIIEPLSTFADPGPPPERESAVFSGEGKASASAPLVEAIPRYDRNAPPPYPRLAREQGWEGEVLLRVLVSEAGDVRSVSVERSSEHAVLDDAALRAVRRWRFHPSRLGSTPVEGEVLVPLRFKIRDF